A portion of the Marinobacter alexandrii genome contains these proteins:
- a CDS encoding START-like domain-containing protein — protein MAKHQYVGEFEFNASKKMLYPYFSTASGLSQWFADDVNINNEDKVYTFIWDGDETKAKLTSNRTNHHVRFDVVDDEDDDSNYFEFTIDMNELTQSVYVRITDYSDMDDEEAHELWGSLIHDLKEIVGG, from the coding sequence ATGGCAAAGCATCAATATGTAGGAGAGTTTGAATTCAATGCATCTAAGAAAATGTTGTACCCGTACTTTAGTACTGCATCGGGATTGTCTCAGTGGTTTGCTGACGATGTAAACATCAATAATGAAGATAAGGTCTATACATTCATTTGGGACGGGGATGAAACAAAAGCCAAGTTGACTTCCAATAGAACTAATCATCATGTAAGATTTGACGTGGTGGATGATGAGGATGATGACAGCAACTATTTTGAATTCACCATTGATATGAATGAACTTACCCAGTCTGTGTATGTTAGAATTACAGATTATTCTGATATGGATGACGAAGAAGCACATGAGCTTTGGGGATCACTTATTCACGATTTAAAAGAAATAGTTGGAGGCTAA
- a CDS encoding putative phage abortive infection protein, whose product MKKPNINFGDVFANTLAICALIAIGLGLYVCYVFLQEINNLEEPIWGNHTMMGMAGEFLGGTVGSIWALAGVILFFLALIYQKRELVLQRMELHESRKIMESQSRTIAIQQFENTFFQLLNFHINAASQIRLTPTSGSRKTMNPFDALFADFQKDANALKKRRKSDAGATKPSDESFEHCFVAVYEGYKNTFQHYLENYKTLLLFIKNKSEDPAFYYNILKSHFTEQEVLIHFYYMILIAKNSDLRGIAEEHHLFQKLNQRAVTEVDQYHLQKLKDGAYLKEF is encoded by the coding sequence ATGAAGAAACCTAACATCAATTTTGGTGATGTCTTTGCAAATACTTTAGCCATATGTGCACTTATAGCCATAGGGCTTGGCTTGTATGTGTGTTATGTCTTCCTACAAGAAATTAACAACCTCGAAGAACCTATCTGGGGAAATCATACCATGATGGGAATGGCTGGTGAGTTTTTAGGAGGAACTGTAGGATCCATATGGGCGCTAGCAGGTGTGATTCTCTTCTTTCTTGCTTTGATTTATCAAAAGAGAGAATTAGTACTGCAGCGTATGGAGCTTCATGAAAGTAGAAAAATCATGGAGTCTCAGTCGAGAACTATTGCAATCCAACAATTCGAAAACACCTTTTTCCAGCTCCTCAATTTTCATATAAATGCTGCAAGTCAAATTCGTTTAACACCTACAAGTGGTTCACGAAAGACGATGAATCCTTTTGATGCACTTTTTGCGGATTTTCAAAAAGATGCCAATGCGCTGAAGAAAAGAAGGAAGTCAGATGCCGGAGCAACCAAACCATCAGACGAGTCTTTTGAGCATTGCTTTGTTGCTGTTTACGAGGGATACAAAAATACCTTTCAGCATTATCTCGAAAACTATAAAACGCTGCTTCTATTCATAAAAAATAAAAGTGAGGATCCCGCCTTCTATTATAATATTCTAAAGTCTCACTTCACAGAACAAGAAGTGTTGATTCATTTCTATTACATGATTCTCATTGCTAAAAATTCCGACTTAAGAGGAATCGCAGAGGAACATCATTTATTTCAGAAGTTGAATCAGAGAGCAGTGACAGAGGTAGACCAGTATCATTTGCAAAAACTGAAGGATGGAGCTTATTTAAAAGAGTTCTAA
- a CDS encoding (4Fe-4S)-binding protein — MSEKVKEYESEDLTVVWKPEKCIHSERCFKGLSEVFDPKARPWVNVNGASDQTIKEQIDKCPSEALSYKLNNETMENTSDIQDEQIVEVVKGGPLMVYGNIKVKHHDGSETSKHRVTAFCRCGASSNKPYCDGSHKKIDFES; from the coding sequence ATGTCAGAAAAAGTAAAAGAATACGAAAGCGAAGATTTGACAGTAGTCTGGAAACCTGAAAAATGCATCCATTCAGAGAGGTGCTTCAAAGGACTGTCGGAGGTCTTCGATCCAAAGGCTCGTCCATGGGTGAACGTAAATGGAGCATCTGACCAAACAATAAAAGAACAAATAGATAAGTGCCCATCAGAGGCTCTTTCATATAAATTAAACAATGAAACTATGGAGAATACTAGTGATATCCAAGATGAACAAATCGTAGAGGTAGTTAAAGGAGGTCCTTTAATGGTTTACGGAAATATTAAAGTAAAGCATCACGATGGTTCTGAAACCTCAAAACATCGAGTAACTGCTTTTTGCAGATGTGGAGCTTCATCAAATAAGCCATATTGCGATGGTAGTCACAAGAAAATAGATTTCGAGTCTTGA
- a CDS encoding GNAT family N-acetyltransferase has translation MNLANHKTIDNPSKQRFELEGDDGIAVIDYKIGKTGKWYLVHTEVPENWEGLGAGYKIVREALNILDQRGEKIIPICPFIKVFIKKHKDDYEHLLADGVKL, from the coding sequence ATGAATCTGGCAAATCATAAGACAATTGATAACCCTTCGAAGCAGAGATTTGAACTTGAAGGTGATGATGGAATAGCCGTTATCGATTACAAAATTGGGAAAACTGGAAAGTGGTACCTAGTTCATACGGAAGTTCCTGAAAACTGGGAGGGACTGGGAGCAGGCTATAAGATTGTCAGAGAAGCACTTAATATATTAGATCAAAGAGGAGAAAAAATAATCCCAATTTGTCCTTTCATTAAAGTTTTTATAAAAAAGCATAAAGATGACTATGAGCATTTGTTAGCAGATGGAGTTAAATTGTAG
- a CDS encoding pyridoxamine 5'-phosphate oxidase family protein yields the protein MAHTIPSRYPSRGTEDRKTLYQIIDKGLFCTIAFNRDGIPHQIPTGFARVDDYIYIHASAKSGFMDSILGQQVSFSVTHLDALILSPTAFDHSFNYRSAIGFAEVEEITDPIEKLKFFNLFTDRYIPSRIADVGEPTPEQVAITKIARLSLMNTAAKVRAGDVNVSIKPDAAWCGVIPIKQSYGEPEIDHQLDSNTPLPDYIKSLVNESGKS from the coding sequence ATGGCCCATACAATACCATCGAGGTATCCAAGTAGAGGTACCGAGGACAGAAAGACCTTATATCAAATTATTGATAAAGGTCTTTTTTGTACCATAGCATTTAATCGAGATGGCATACCACATCAGATACCTACGGGATTCGCTAGAGTGGATGATTATATTTATATCCATGCATCGGCTAAAAGTGGTTTCATGGATAGTATTTTAGGGCAACAGGTCAGTTTTTCTGTTACACACCTAGATGCTCTCATTTTATCACCAACAGCTTTTGATCACTCGTTTAATTATCGATCAGCAATAGGCTTTGCGGAAGTTGAAGAAATAACGGATCCAATCGAGAAGCTAAAATTTTTCAACCTGTTCACAGACAGATATATTCCTAGCCGTATTGCAGATGTAGGAGAACCTACGCCTGAGCAAGTAGCAATTACGAAGATTGCACGATTGTCACTAATGAATACAGCTGCTAAAGTAAGAGCTGGGGATGTCAATGTCTCTATAAAACCCGATGCAGCTTGGTGCGGTGTAATTCCGATCAAACAAAGCTATGGTGAGCCGGAAATCGATCATCAATTAGATAGTAATACGCCACTTCCAGACTATATAAAAAGCTTAGTTAATGAATCTGGCAAATCATAA